A genomic window from Osmia bicornis bicornis chromosome 6, iOsmBic2.1, whole genome shotgun sequence includes:
- the LOC114874658 gene encoding ribokinase-like isoform X1: MSPRIVVVGSCMIDFTCFSPSLPKPGETLIGHNYEIKYGGKGANQCIVANKLGASTAIVASLGCDIYAQEYLKIFKKENIDASHVQIQPNQHSGIAHITVADNGENCIVAVLGSNAALSPEHVDSAIDVIKGANVLLCQFETPIETTLHALRLFKFHAGLSIVNGAPVTKIIDPELLKLCDVFCVNETEAEAMTGVELVGSSSMEQAINILLDKGCNTVILTLGEQGAAYASQDDRSVKLVPTTRVQPVDTTGAGDAFLGAFAYFKAYHPNISMNECIRRACVVATESVLKSGTHASFPNRSDLSPDLFVE; the protein is encoded by the exons atgtctcCAAGAATTGTTGTCGTGGGTTCATGTATGATTGATTTTACTTg CTTTTCTCCAAGTTTACCAAAACCTGGTGAAACATTAATTGGTCATAATTATGAGATAAAGTATGGTGGTAAAGGTGCCAACCAATGTATAGTAGCTAACAAACTTGGTGCTTCGACAGCAATTGTTGCTTCT TTAGGTTGTGACATATATGCTCaagaatatttaaagataTTCAAGAAGGAAAACATAGATGCTTCTCATGTCCAAATACAACCAAATCAACACAGTGGAATAGCACATATAACTGTTGCTGACAATG gTGAGAATTGCATAGTAGCTGTATTAGGATCAAACGCTGCTTTAAGTCCGGAACACGTGGACTCTGCAATCGACGTTATTAAGGGCGCCAACGTTTTACTATGCCAATTCGAGACACCTATAGAAACTACATTACACGCTTTAAGGCTTTTTAAGTTCCATG CAGGTCTGTCGATAGTGAATGGAGCTCctgttacaaaaataattgatcCGGAATTGTTGAAACTTTGCGATGTATTCTGTGTTAACGAAACTGAG GCAGAGGCTATGACCGGAGTGGAGCTTGTGGGATCTTCGAGCATGGAACAGGCAATCAACATATTGTTAGATAAAGGTTGCAATACGGTAATACTTACTCTTGGAGAGCAAGGAGCAGCGTATGCATCCCAGGACGACAGAAGCGTTAAATTGGTCCCTACCACGCGTGTTCAGCCAGTAGACACAACA GGAGCCGGAGATGCATTTCTGGGTGCTTTTGCGTACTTCAAAGCTTATCACCCAAACATTTCGATGAACGAGTGTATTCGAAGAGCTTGCGTGGTCGCTACGGAATCTGTGCTGAAAAGCGGTACACACGCGAGCTTTCCGAATAGGAGCGATTTGTCGCCAGATTTGTTCGTCGAATGA
- the LOC123987924 gene encoding uncharacterized protein LOC123987924: MYSKQSLSLIKGGVLCLLVISFIEKQLYSEAKPSENAGEEYNFIKQNQIKKDRHTFEMEQLRHTSSCAYVVEPVSKRGYRFAELEELYDIKCVNISQPCSAITWPKHKCMQTFKTIKISNNWNDNMIIYTGCVCAYNHHGSNKTSPGNTNQ; encoded by the coding sequence ATGTATTCCAAGCAAAGCCTGTCGCTTATCAAAGGAGGAGTCCTGTGCTTGTTGGTGATCTCTTTCATAGAGAAACAACTGTACTCAGAAGCCAAACCATCAGAGAATGCAGGTGAAGAATACAACTTCataaaacaaaatcaaatCAAGAAGGATCGACATACCTTTGAGATGGAACAACTGCGGCACACGTCAAGTTGCGCTTACGTCGTCGAACCTGTCAGTAAACGCGGTTATCGATTTGCCGAATTGGAAGAATTGTACGACATCAAGTGCGTGAATATCAGTCAACCTTGCTCAGCTATCACATGGCCGAAGCACAAGTGCATGCAAACTTTCAAGACAATCAAGATAAGCAACAATTGGAACGACAACATGATAATCTACACTGGTTGTGTCTGCGCTTACAACCACCATGGCAGCAATAAAACCAGTCCTGGAAATACTAATCAGTAA
- the LOC114874658 gene encoding ribokinase-like isoform X2, translating into MSPRIVVVGSCMIDFTCFSPSLPKPGETLIGHNYEIKYGGKGANQCIVANKLGASTAIVASLGCDIYAQEYLKIFKKENIDASHVQIQPNQHSGIAHITVADNGENCIVAVLGSNAALSPEHVDSAIDVIKGANVLLCQFETPIETTLHALRLFKFHGLSIVNGAPVTKIIDPELLKLCDVFCVNETEAEAMTGVELVGSSSMEQAINILLDKGCNTVILTLGEQGAAYASQDDRSVKLVPTTRVQPVDTTGAGDAFLGAFAYFKAYHPNISMNECIRRACVVATESVLKSGTHASFPNRSDLSPDLFVE; encoded by the exons atgtctcCAAGAATTGTTGTCGTGGGTTCATGTATGATTGATTTTACTTg CTTTTCTCCAAGTTTACCAAAACCTGGTGAAACATTAATTGGTCATAATTATGAGATAAAGTATGGTGGTAAAGGTGCCAACCAATGTATAGTAGCTAACAAACTTGGTGCTTCGACAGCAATTGTTGCTTCT TTAGGTTGTGACATATATGCTCaagaatatttaaagataTTCAAGAAGGAAAACATAGATGCTTCTCATGTCCAAATACAACCAAATCAACACAGTGGAATAGCACATATAACTGTTGCTGACAATG gTGAGAATTGCATAGTAGCTGTATTAGGATCAAACGCTGCTTTAAGTCCGGAACACGTGGACTCTGCAATCGACGTTATTAAGGGCGCCAACGTTTTACTATGCCAATTCGAGACACCTATAGAAACTACATTACACGCTTTAAGGCTTTTTAAGTTCCATG GTCTGTCGATAGTGAATGGAGCTCctgttacaaaaataattgatcCGGAATTGTTGAAACTTTGCGATGTATTCTGTGTTAACGAAACTGAG GCAGAGGCTATGACCGGAGTGGAGCTTGTGGGATCTTCGAGCATGGAACAGGCAATCAACATATTGTTAGATAAAGGTTGCAATACGGTAATACTTACTCTTGGAGAGCAAGGAGCAGCGTATGCATCCCAGGACGACAGAAGCGTTAAATTGGTCCCTACCACGCGTGTTCAGCCAGTAGACACAACA GGAGCCGGAGATGCATTTCTGGGTGCTTTTGCGTACTTCAAAGCTTATCACCCAAACATTTCGATGAACGAGTGTATTCGAAGAGCTTGCGTGGTCGCTACGGAATCTGTGCTGAAAAGCGGTACACACGCGAGCTTTCCGAATAGGAGCGATTTGTCGCCAGATTTGTTCGTCGAATGA